A window of Palaemon carinicauda isolate YSFRI2023 chromosome 27, ASM3689809v2, whole genome shotgun sequence contains these coding sequences:
- the LOC137621051 gene encoding cAMP-dependent protein kinase catalytic subunit-like, translated as MKDENQQFEIKIFKKPEPKIENENIANFNKEVVLGQGGFGKVWKALHKKTKKNVALKEMSKALIIYKNSTNSIMQERNLLARLRNKILHRDLKPENLVLDEKGYVKITDLGIARQWRANNSQDTSGTPGYMAPEVMFRQNHSYGVDHFALGVLAYEFMLGKRPYKGANRQ; from the exons ATGAAGGACGAAAATCAACAATTCGagataaaaattttcaaaaaaccTGAACCAAAGATAGAAAATGAGAATATCGCTAATTTCAACAAAGAGGTCGTCCTTGGCCAAGGCGGTTTCGGCAAAGTGTGGAAAGCCTTGCACAAAAAGACCAAAAAAAACGTCGCTTTGAAGGAGATGTCGAAAGCACTGATCATTTACAAGAACTCGACCAACTCCATAATGCAAGAAAGGAACCTTTTGGCCAGGCTGAG GAATAAAATTTTGCACAGAGATCTCAAGCCAGAAAACTTGGTGCTGGATGAGAAAGGCTATGTAAAGATCACAGACTTGGGCATAGCAAGACAGTGGAGAGCGAATAATAGCCAAGATACTAGTGGGACTCCAGGTTACATGGCTCCAGAAGTGATGTTTCGTCAAAATCATTCTTATGGTGTCGATCACTTTGCCTTGGGTGTACTAGCCTACGAATTCATGCTTGGTAAAAGACCTTACAAAGGTGCCAATAGACAATAA